One Podarcis raffonei isolate rPodRaf1 chromosome 3, rPodRaf1.pri, whole genome shotgun sequence genomic region harbors:
- the FZD3 gene encoding frizzled-3 isoform X1 gives MAASWVFHCLWLLAVLIGCTGGHSQFSCEPIILRMCQDLPYNTTFMPNLLNHYDQQTAALAMEPFHPMVNLECSRDFRPFLCALYAPVCMEYGRVSLPCRRICQRAYSECSKLMEMFGVSWSEDMECSRFPDCDEPYPRLVDLNVVGEATEEAPVAVQRDYGFWCPRELKIDPDLGYTFLRVRDCSPPCPNMYFRREELSFARYFIGVISIVCLSATLFTFLTFLIDVTRFRYPERPIIFYAVCYMMVSLIFFIGFLLEDRVACNASSPTTYKASTVTQGSHNKACTMLFMVLYFFTMAGSVWWVILTITWFLAAVPKWGSEAIEKKALLFHASAWGIPGTLTIILLAMNKIEGDNISGVCFVGLYDVDALRYFVLAPLCLYVVVGVSLLLAGIISLNRVRIEIPLEKENQDKLVKFMIRIGVFSVLYLVPLLVVIGCYFYEQAYRGVWETTWIQERCKEYHIPCPYQVTQMSRPDLILFLMKYLMALVVGIPSVFWVGSKKTCFEWASFFHGRKKKEVVNESRQVLQEPDFAQSLLRDPNTPIIRKSRGTSTQGTSTHASSTQLAMMDDQRSKAGSVHSKVSSYHGSLHRSRDGRYTPCSYRGIEDRLPHGSMSRLTDHSRHSSSHRLNDQSRHSSTRDLSGNPVTHITHGTSMNRVIEEDGTSA, from the exons CCATTCCACCCAATGGTGAACCTTGAATGTTCCCGGGACTTTCGGCCATTCCTGTGTGCTCTCTACGCTCCTGTTTGCATGGAGTATGGCAGAGTCTCCCTCCCGTGTCGCAGAATTTGCCAACGAGCCTACAGTGAGTGTTCAAAACTCATGGAGATGTTTGGTGTGTCCTGGTCAGAGGATATGGAGTGCAGCAG GTTCCCGGATTGTGACGAGCCTTACCCTCGCCTTGTCGATCTCAATGTCGTTGGGGAAGCGACGGAAGAAGCGCCAGTGGCAGTGCAAAGAGATTACGGCTTCTGGTGCCCCCGAGAGTTGAAAATCGACCCGGATCTGGGCTACACATTCCTGCGGGTACGGGACTGTTCCCCTCCTTGCCCGAATATGTATTTCAGGCGTGAAGAGCTCTCTTTCGCACGATACTTCATTGGTGTGATCTCCATTGTCTGCCTTTCGGCCACCTTGTTTACTTTCTTGACTTTCTTGATTGACGTCACGAGGTTTCGCTACCCAGAAAGGCCCATCATCTTTTATGCCGTCTGTTACATGATGGTTTCGCTCATTTTCTTCATTGGCTTTCTGCTAGAGGACCGGGTGGCCTGCAATGCCTCCAGCCCCACCACGTACAAGGCTTCCACGGTGACTCAGGGCTCCCACAACAAAGCGTGCACGATGCTTTTCATGGTGCTCTATTTCTTTACCATGGCTGGCAGTGTCTGGTGGGTGATCCTTACCATTACTTGGTTCCTGGCAGCTGTGCCAAAGTGGGGCAGCGAAGCCATTGAGAAGAAAGCCCTCCTCTTCCACGCCAGTGCGTGGGGCATCCCAGGGACCCTCACCATCATCCTCCTAGCGATGAACAAAATCGAAGGCGACAACATCAGCGGCGTGTGCTTTGTTGGCCTCTATGACGTGGATGCCTTGAGGTACTTTGTCCTTGCTCCCCTCTGCCTGTATGTGGTGGTTGGGGTCTCTCTGCTACTCGCCGGCATCATCTCTTTAAATCGGGTTCGTATTGAAATTCCTCTAGAGAAGGAGAACCAGGACAAGCTGGTGAAATTCATGATCCGGATCGGTGTCTTCAGCGTCCTCTACCTCGTGCCACTCCTGGTTGTGATTGGCTGCTATTTTTATGAGCAAGCTTACCGAGGTGTGTGGGAGACGACGTGGATACAGGAACGGTGCAAAGAGTACCACATACCCTGCCCTTATCAG GTCACGCAGATGAGTCGTCCAGACTTGATCCTCTTTCTGATGAAGTATCTGATGGCTCTGGTGGTTGGGATTCCATCTGTCTTCTGGGTTGGAAGTAAAAAGACCTGCTTTGAATGGGCCAGCTTCTTCCATGGGCGCAAGAAAAAAGA GGTTGTGAACGAGAGCCGGCAAGTGCTTCAGGAGCCTGATTTTGCTCAGTCGCTCTTGAGAGACCCCAACACACCCATAATCCGCAAGTCCAGAGGCACCTCCACCCAAGGGACGTCTACCCATGCTTCCTCTACCCAGCTGGCTATGATGGATGACCAGCGAAGCAAAGCAGGCAgcgtccatagcaaagtcagtaGCTACCACGGCAGCTTGCATAGGTCACGGGATGGCAG GTATACCCCCTGCAGTTACCGCGGGATTGAAGATCGACTACCTCACGGCAGCATGTCCCGACTGACCGACCACTCCAGGCACAGCAGCTCCCACCGGCTCAACGACCAGTCGCGTCACAGCAGCACCAGGGACCTCAGTGGCAATCCGGTGACCCACATCACGCACGGCACCAGCATGAACCGGGTGATCGAAGAGGACGGTACTAGCGCTTGA
- the FZD3 gene encoding frizzled-3 isoform X2 produces the protein MAASWVFHCLWLLAVLIGCTGGHSQFSCEPIILRMCQDLPYNTTFMPNLLNHYDQQTAALAMEPFHPMVNLECSRDFRPFLCALYAPVCMEYGRVSLPCRRICQRAYSECSKLMEMFGVSWSEDMECSRFPDCDEPYPRLVDLNVVGEATEEAPVAVQRDYGFWCPRELKIDPDLGYTFLRVRDCSPPCPNMYFRREELSFARYFIGVISIVCLSATLFTFLTFLIDVTRFRYPERPIIFYAVCYMMVSLIFFIGFLLEDRVACNASSPTTYKASTVTQGSHNKACTMLFMVLYFFTMAGSVWWVILTITWFLAAVPKWGSEAIEKKALLFHASAWGIPGTLTIILLAMNKIEGDNISGVCFVGLYDVDALRYFVLAPLCLYVVVGVSLLLAGIISLNRVRIEIPLEKENQDKLVKFMIRIGVFSVLYLVPLLVVIGCYFYEQAYRGVWETTWIQERCKEYHIPCPYQVTQMSRPDLILFLMKYLMALVVGIPSVFWVGSKKTCFEWASFFHGRKKKEVVNESRQVLQEPDFAQSLLRDPNTPIIRKSRGTSTQGTSTHASSTQLAMMDDQRSKAGSVHSKVSSYHGSLHRSRDGSYRGIEDRLPHGSMSRLTDHSRHSSSHRLNDQSRHSSTRDLSGNPVTHITHGTSMNRVIEEDGTSA, from the exons CCATTCCACCCAATGGTGAACCTTGAATGTTCCCGGGACTTTCGGCCATTCCTGTGTGCTCTCTACGCTCCTGTTTGCATGGAGTATGGCAGAGTCTCCCTCCCGTGTCGCAGAATTTGCCAACGAGCCTACAGTGAGTGTTCAAAACTCATGGAGATGTTTGGTGTGTCCTGGTCAGAGGATATGGAGTGCAGCAG GTTCCCGGATTGTGACGAGCCTTACCCTCGCCTTGTCGATCTCAATGTCGTTGGGGAAGCGACGGAAGAAGCGCCAGTGGCAGTGCAAAGAGATTACGGCTTCTGGTGCCCCCGAGAGTTGAAAATCGACCCGGATCTGGGCTACACATTCCTGCGGGTACGGGACTGTTCCCCTCCTTGCCCGAATATGTATTTCAGGCGTGAAGAGCTCTCTTTCGCACGATACTTCATTGGTGTGATCTCCATTGTCTGCCTTTCGGCCACCTTGTTTACTTTCTTGACTTTCTTGATTGACGTCACGAGGTTTCGCTACCCAGAAAGGCCCATCATCTTTTATGCCGTCTGTTACATGATGGTTTCGCTCATTTTCTTCATTGGCTTTCTGCTAGAGGACCGGGTGGCCTGCAATGCCTCCAGCCCCACCACGTACAAGGCTTCCACGGTGACTCAGGGCTCCCACAACAAAGCGTGCACGATGCTTTTCATGGTGCTCTATTTCTTTACCATGGCTGGCAGTGTCTGGTGGGTGATCCTTACCATTACTTGGTTCCTGGCAGCTGTGCCAAAGTGGGGCAGCGAAGCCATTGAGAAGAAAGCCCTCCTCTTCCACGCCAGTGCGTGGGGCATCCCAGGGACCCTCACCATCATCCTCCTAGCGATGAACAAAATCGAAGGCGACAACATCAGCGGCGTGTGCTTTGTTGGCCTCTATGACGTGGATGCCTTGAGGTACTTTGTCCTTGCTCCCCTCTGCCTGTATGTGGTGGTTGGGGTCTCTCTGCTACTCGCCGGCATCATCTCTTTAAATCGGGTTCGTATTGAAATTCCTCTAGAGAAGGAGAACCAGGACAAGCTGGTGAAATTCATGATCCGGATCGGTGTCTTCAGCGTCCTCTACCTCGTGCCACTCCTGGTTGTGATTGGCTGCTATTTTTATGAGCAAGCTTACCGAGGTGTGTGGGAGACGACGTGGATACAGGAACGGTGCAAAGAGTACCACATACCCTGCCCTTATCAG GTCACGCAGATGAGTCGTCCAGACTTGATCCTCTTTCTGATGAAGTATCTGATGGCTCTGGTGGTTGGGATTCCATCTGTCTTCTGGGTTGGAAGTAAAAAGACCTGCTTTGAATGGGCCAGCTTCTTCCATGGGCGCAAGAAAAAAGA GGTTGTGAACGAGAGCCGGCAAGTGCTTCAGGAGCCTGATTTTGCTCAGTCGCTCTTGAGAGACCCCAACACACCCATAATCCGCAAGTCCAGAGGCACCTCCACCCAAGGGACGTCTACCCATGCTTCCTCTACCCAGCTGGCTATGATGGATGACCAGCGAAGCAAAGCAGGCAgcgtccatagcaaagtcagtaGCTACCACGGCAGCTTGCATAGGTCACGGGATGGCAG TTACCGCGGGATTGAAGATCGACTACCTCACGGCAGCATGTCCCGACTGACCGACCACTCCAGGCACAGCAGCTCCCACCGGCTCAACGACCAGTCGCGTCACAGCAGCACCAGGGACCTCAGTGGCAATCCGGTGACCCACATCACGCACGGCACCAGCATGAACCGGGTGATCGAAGAGGACGGTACTAGCGCTTGA